GAAACAGAGAATTGCAGAATTTAGGCATGGgcaaaaaattttataactattAAACTCTTACTTCAATTACCTGTTCAGAATAATTATACCACTTGTTTGATATGATTCATgttgtaaaaaattattcaaatcaatttttgtaaaatgatataaaattttaaatttttataaataaaaattttttaaataaaaaaattttgaattctttttttctAAGTAagagaattattaaaaaaagttaatttaatcaaatttttataaaatgttttattttaaacagagataaaaatatattatatatcatTTGTATCGAGATGCATTATagtgaattaaatattatataattttttatataaataactttcgattgaaatttaaattcaaaagttATTATATtgactatttattttatttaaaaaatttaattaatttaataaataaaatgttataatataaataataacattgttttaattgaaatttagtgATTAGTTGCAGtcgaatattttaattttatctttcaaCAAAATTTGAGAAAAAGGGAGAATTGAGGATTGATGCaaccagtttttttttttttttaaaaaaaaaaaaaactagtgtttgagaaaaaatagaaaaccacCAATCAGAGAAAAGAATGCAGCACTAGCAGACCACAAATAAAGAGAAATGCATCTGATTCTCCCTTCTTTATAAGGTGGCAGGATAAAGAAATGAATCAAAACAAAAGGAATCATAATTAAACtgtaatcaatttttaaaaaagtatgaTTCCATTTCTGAGAATATAGATCTTACAAGGCAATCCAAAATCCATAAAAATGAACATGCATGGTGATAGTGCCCCTTTTTGTCTCTTCTAATAAATTCTTTTAGGTTcgatatttaagaaaaattaagaaattaaataaattcttaaaataaatattcttaATGATTTACAATTTCctcaaatttcttttttttttttttttttatataagccACATGACAAGTTGATGGAGTTATCTTTAAGCAGATGAGAATATCAAAAAAGCTTAATGCACAAGAGAAAAGAATAAAGCTTATAATATTTCATCTTTCAACTTGCGTAGCTACACCATTACTCTTCTTTTTTGTCTTCCCCATTTTCATAGCATTGTCTCTCATCAGAATTCTAGAAAACGACGATGTGTGCTCAGTTTGATAAAGAATATGCACAAGGGAAATGGAAAATTTTCCAGAAGCTTACGTGGGCTTTCAATCTCAAGCATGACAATGAAAATAAGGAATCTCTGAACACTAAACCCTCCCCCTTGGCAGCGTCAAGGTTGGCAGAAACCACAGAGGAGGCGAGGCCAAGGGTCCCCAAAAAGCGTGCACTGCTTATCGCGGTGACTTACAAAGGCACCAAGTACGAGCTCAAGGGAACTATCAATGATGTAAAGACAATGAAAGCTTGGTTGATTGATAACTTCGAATTTAAGCAAGAGAACATTCTCATTCTTTCAGGTACATAGCATTTCTATTATGTTAAGAGTTCTCGTAATCTCTTAAAGATTGATTAATTGTTTCAATTTTCTTGCGAGGGTAGAAAATGAGCCAGATAAAGAATTGAATCCAACAAGGAAcaacattcaaaactcaatgaaATGGCTGGTGGGGGACTGCCAGGCTGGTGTGGGTGACTCCTTGGTGTTCTACTTCTCTGGACATGGCCTGCGACAACCGGATTTTGAGGACGATGAGATTGATGGGTTCGATGAAACTATTTGTCCGGTCGATTATGTCGAATCGGGCATGATCTTGGACAATGAAATTAATTCTACCATTGTTCGCCCACTTCCTAAAGATGTCACCCTCCATGCAATTATTGATGCTTGTCATAGCGGAACGGTTCTTGATCTACCTTATGTCTACAACAGAGAAACGTAGGtgc
This region of Manihot esculenta cultivar AM560-2 chromosome 10, M.esculenta_v8, whole genome shotgun sequence genomic DNA includes:
- the LOC110624601 gene encoding metacaspase-1 isoform X3, translated to MCAQFDKEYAQGKWKIFQKLTWAFNLKHDNENKESLNTKPSPLAASRLAETTEEARPRVPKKRALLIAVTYKGTKYELKGTINDVKTMKAWLIDNFEFKQENILILSENEPDKELNPTRNNIQNSMKWLVGDCQAGVGDSLVFYFSGHGLRQPDFEDDEIDGFDETICPVDYVESGMILDNEINSTIVRPLPKDVTLHAIIDACHSGTVLDLPYVYNRETKKWDDNRPPSGVNKNTSGGLAITISACRDDQMAADTDAFSKEDLKMSGALTHTLTSHVEKGHEITYGDLLDAIYKDIEEADQRGCIACRCFRSLCHERLLQKPQLSASEEFDVYQKPFVI